The proteins below come from a single Thermogemmatispora onikobensis genomic window:
- a CDS encoding branched-chain amino acid ABC transporter permease yields the protein MIATRERGRSRLRQELPREAEPPRLLGNLARWLWLGVGVLALLLFFSLAGDDWFTIVNYCLIAAIATLALNLLSGYTGQISLGLAFFMGLGGYTAALLGGNPPQGALDPWGLGLPVFIWLPAAGLVAALVGALIGPSALRLRGFYLGIVTLALVFIGNYLFRNLNFITGGPQGRNFPVPAFGGFSLDQQNSIFGIALTSGQQYFLLILVILLFSALFVYNLSRSRVGRAMRAVRDHEVGAAIMGVNLFEVKMGAFVLSSFLAGVAGALYVSYARYVIPDYWSLSLSIQFVAAIIIGGIADVWGSILGAAFVFALPQVIDYFSLLPPSTGGGGLSSGDLNALLYGLLIIVFLLFEPGGVIGLVRRLRPGGPRLQAAGASANAGAATLKEGGESIEVVDLQQRSSGPDEGQGRRGTGAS from the coding sequence ATGATCGCTACACGGGAGCGTGGCCGTAGCCGTCTTCGTCAGGAGCTGCCACGGGAGGCCGAGCCGCCGCGCCTGCTAGGGAACCTGGCGCGCTGGCTCTGGCTGGGGGTTGGAGTGCTGGCCCTGCTGCTCTTCTTCTCGCTGGCCGGCGACGACTGGTTTACCATTGTCAACTACTGCCTGATTGCGGCGATTGCCACTTTGGCGCTCAATCTCCTCTCAGGCTATACCGGTCAGATTTCGCTGGGTCTGGCTTTCTTCATGGGGCTGGGAGGCTATACGGCGGCCCTATTGGGGGGCAATCCGCCACAGGGAGCGCTTGATCCCTGGGGTCTGGGCCTGCCTGTCTTCATCTGGCTGCCGGCGGCGGGCCTGGTCGCGGCCCTGGTTGGGGCGCTGATTGGACCGAGCGCCTTGCGCCTGCGCGGCTTCTATCTGGGCATTGTGACCCTGGCCCTGGTCTTCATCGGCAATTATCTGTTCCGCAACCTGAATTTCATCACTGGAGGGCCGCAGGGGCGCAATTTCCCTGTGCCGGCTTTTGGGGGCTTCTCGCTCGACCAGCAGAACAGCATTTTTGGCATCGCCCTGACCTCTGGGCAACAATATTTCCTGCTCATTCTGGTCATCCTCCTGTTCTCGGCACTCTTCGTCTACAACCTCAGCCGTTCGCGCGTCGGTCGTGCTATGCGGGCCGTGCGGGACCACGAAGTGGGCGCTGCCATCATGGGGGTGAACCTTTTTGAGGTCAAGATGGGGGCCTTCGTGCTCTCGTCGTTCCTGGCGGGCGTGGCCGGCGCGCTCTATGTCTCCTATGCGCGTTATGTGATCCCCGACTATTGGAGTCTGAGCCTCTCGATCCAGTTTGTGGCAGCCATCATCATCGGCGGCATTGCCGATGTCTGGGGGTCGATTCTGGGAGCGGCCTTTGTCTTCGCCCTGCCCCAGGTCATCGACTACTTCTCGCTGCTGCCGCCCAGCACTGGCGGCGGGGGCCTCAGCAGCGGCGATCTGAATGCCCTGCTCTATGGCCTGCTCATCATTGTCTTCCTGCTGTTTGAGCCAGGCGGAGTCATTGGTCTGGTGCGTCGCCTACGCCCTGGTGGGCCTCGCTTGCAGGCAGCAGGGGCCAGCGCCAATGCGGGCGCCGCGACGCTCAAAGAAGGAGGTGAGAGCATCG
- a CDS encoding branched-chain amino acid ABC transporter permease, which produces MAYFLQLVFAGAAQGCIYALIGLGFSIIFKASQVINFAQGELLLVGTYVVASAVLNWHLPFLLALPLGLLVTILIGLLFERLVLRRMIGRPPFTILMITIGLDIILRTLVVVGWGSRTIPAATPFTVTSGFNVAGVHLGSSDLWTIAVTIVLCAALYYFFRRTRYGLAMRATALDQEAALAMGIDVRTVYALAWGLAAAITTLGGVLLAIDSLAIDPNFGNAALVAFPAIILGGLDSISGAVVGGVIIGLTSVLTAGYESRLPAVVGTGLHEVTPYLIMILILLIRPYGLFGSRKVERV; this is translated from the coding sequence ATGGCCTACTTCCTTCAGCTGGTCTTTGCGGGCGCGGCCCAGGGCTGTATCTACGCCCTTATCGGACTGGGCTTTAGCATCATCTTCAAGGCGAGTCAGGTCATCAATTTCGCCCAGGGCGAGCTGCTGCTTGTGGGCACCTATGTGGTAGCCAGCGCTGTTCTGAACTGGCACCTGCCTTTTTTGCTGGCGCTACCGTTGGGGCTGCTGGTCACGATTCTCATCGGCCTCCTCTTTGAGCGTCTTGTCCTGCGCAGGATGATTGGTCGTCCGCCTTTCACTATCCTCATGATTACCATTGGTCTGGACATTATTCTGCGCACGCTTGTGGTTGTAGGCTGGGGGTCGCGCACCATTCCGGCGGCCACGCCTTTCACTGTCACCAGTGGCTTCAACGTGGCCGGGGTCCATCTGGGCAGCAGTGACCTCTGGACCATTGCCGTAACTATTGTGCTCTGTGCGGCCCTCTACTATTTCTTTCGCCGCACGCGCTATGGGCTGGCCATGCGGGCCACGGCTCTGGATCAGGAGGCGGCTCTTGCTATGGGGATCGACGTGCGCACTGTCTATGCACTGGCCTGGGGGCTGGCGGCAGCCATCACAACGCTTGGCGGTGTGCTGCTGGCGATCGACAGTCTGGCCATTGATCCCAACTTTGGCAATGCGGCCCTGGTGGCCTTCCCGGCTATCATTCTGGGGGGCCTCGACTCGATCAGCGGCGCGGTCGTTGGTGGCGTCATCATCGGCCTGACCAGCGTCCTGACGGCTGGCTACGAGAGTCGCCTGCCGGCAGTGGTTGGCACGGGCCTGCACGAAGTGACGCCCTATCTGATCATGATCCTCATCCTCCTGATTCGTCCCTATGGTCTCTTTGGCTCAAGAAAGGTAGAGCGCGTATGA
- a CDS encoding ABC transporter ATP-binding protein has protein sequence MSERPNQSNLPGNNHQLKANEPLLRVERLSVRFAGVRALSEVSFVVWPGELFAVIGPNGAGKTSLFNVLSRVYQPEAGHVTFAGQNLLRFKPHQVARAGIARTFQNMGQFPTMTVLEYLLLGRHTRMHSGILRAGLFIGPTRREEWENRAYCLHILDLLNMKEVRDRPLGSLPYGLQKRADLARALAMEPRLLLLDEPVAGMGLEETEEIAAIILEIKEQLGITQILVEHDMALVMGLADRVLVLDFGRVIAEGRPAEIQANPAVIKAYLGEESEQLPAPADDLPAVSEN, from the coding sequence ATGAGCGAGAGGCCCAACCAGAGTAACCTGCCCGGCAACAACCATCAGCTGAAGGCCAATGAGCCGCTCCTGCGCGTTGAACGGCTCTCGGTGCGCTTTGCCGGCGTGCGCGCCCTCAGCGAGGTCTCTTTCGTCGTCTGGCCAGGGGAACTCTTTGCCGTTATCGGCCCCAACGGCGCCGGCAAAACCTCCCTGTTTAATGTGCTCTCGCGCGTCTATCAGCCCGAGGCGGGCCACGTCACCTTTGCAGGTCAGAACCTGCTGCGCTTCAAACCCCATCAGGTAGCAAGAGCTGGTATTGCTCGAACTTTTCAGAATATGGGCCAGTTCCCCACTATGACTGTGTTAGAGTATCTGCTGCTGGGACGCCATACACGCATGCACAGTGGCATCCTGCGCGCTGGACTGTTTATCGGTCCAACTCGACGCGAAGAATGGGAGAACCGCGCCTATTGTCTCCATATTCTTGATCTGCTAAACATGAAAGAGGTGCGCGACCGTCCTCTAGGCAGCCTGCCCTATGGCCTGCAGAAGCGGGCTGACCTGGCGCGTGCCCTGGCGATGGAGCCGCGCCTGCTGCTGCTGGATGAGCCGGTGGCGGGCATGGGTCTGGAAGAGACCGAGGAGATTGCCGCCATTATCCTGGAGATCAAAGAGCAGCTGGGCATTACCCAGATCCTCGTTGAGCACGATATGGCCCTGGTCATGGGCCTGGCCGACCGCGTGCTGGTGCTGGACTTTGGCCGGGTCATTGCCGAAGGGAGGCCTGCGGAAATCCAGGCCAATCCGGCGGTCATCAAAGCCTATCTGGGCGAAGAATCGGAGCAGCTACCGGCGCCCGCCGATGACCTGCCCGCTGTCTCCGAAAACTAA